The DNA region TAacctcttagaaaaaaaattaaaaaagaaaaataaaagaggaaggagaagaaaaaaagcacACTAGAGCTCAACCATTACATCACCATGTACACACatttcaccataaaaaaaatgacaattgaaCACTTCCAACAGCCATAAAAGATGGCAACGATGTTTAGAGATGGGATAATGCCTCACATGATGCTCCAAAAGCAAACATGACATTCACTTGCTAGCATATACGTTATACATGCCAACTAATTTTAAAGTAtacttatatttattaaaaatattaaattgctcccggttaatctaatattaacaaaaaaaaaacaatttaaaatgataaaaaagccCATGATGAGAGCTTGAAAAAATTTGCTTTAAAGGTGATTTAGTCTctatattgtgtttttaaaatataaaatgattgaattaTCCTGTatcattgttttgaaaaattttgttcTCAggattaataaagtttttatattgCGTATTGAAAaggttaaaagattaaattgttattgttcaatctaataataactaataaccTTTATAGAAAGATAAGATTGTTTTAGCACAGTAGAAagttaactttttattattattattattattgaaatacaAACGATACCCATTCTATACCCATTACATGTATTCAAGAAAACAATGAATTATCCATggctttcaatattttttttcaatattcattACTCACACTCACGGGCGGAACCAGGGGAGGCAGGAACCCGGAtccttgtaaaatattttaattttttttatttaatatttaaatatggaatgatatgatatttttattttaaataaataaaaattttaataatatatattataatattaattttgacatCTCCTGTTAAATATTACCCGGTCCGCCCCTGCTCACAGTCAAGGAATTATAGAAGAGGAAGCATCGtccttttaatctatttttttagcaaGCCCTCATGCAATTCAGTTTAAAACAATCCCTAGTAAAATGCACAAATATTTTCTTCCGAAGGAAAAGCAAAAAGAAGTGTCAAATCTGGTTCCCAAGATTCCTATGGTCATAAAGTTTTCAAATGCAGCCAAATATCCTCACATGCTGGAATGTACAAAGAAACTTCACATCAGCTTGTAACCTTAACAACCCAATTCACAGATTTGCTATAGCAGTTCCACACATAGCCAGTACTCACGAATCTccattagaaagaaaagaagagaaaaaccctaatttccTAGCGAAAGCAAGGCCCGAAGCCCATGATCTTCCCACTTCACACGTACTAAATGCCCCTCCCTGTTTCCAAACCCTGTATTAAatgcagctgctggaaaatcCACCCACCTTCCGCAAAAACAATCTCCTCTAATCCCCATACCCTTCTCTTTTCTCACCCCTCAAATGGACTCCCACTCCCTCTTTAAACCCAAATGTCCACCCCCACCACCACAATCCCCTCCACTTTCTCCGCCACCGCCCCTCCTCCCCCGCCTAATTACCTCACCAACCTTGGCCTTGGCTATTCTATAGCCATAGCCGTTTTCTTTCTCGTACTTCTCTCCACTATCCTCCTTGCTTCTTACATATGTTGTCGCACCACCCGCCATCGTTCTCGTAActctaacaacaacaacaataattattcaAACTCTACAGCTGATGGCATAATACTTCCTCGCATTATTTTCGTGGCCGAAGATGACGAAGAACATGAACGTGATTTAGAAAGTGCTGCTGTAGGTCTCAACCAGGCTGTTATCAACTCGTACCCGAAATTCCAGTTTAGTAAAGATGGTGGGTTCACTGAAAgaaccaataatttttgtaatacTTGCTCGATCTGTTTGTGCGAGTATAAAGATTTGGAGATGTTAAGAATGATGCCTGATTGTAGGCATTATTTTCACTTGCTTTGTCTTGATGCCTGGCTTAAGCTTAATGGATCGTGTCCCGTTTGTCGGAACTCACCGTTGCCTACTCCGCTCTCGACACCGTTGTCGGAGGTTGTGCCTTTGTCGCAGTACGCAGCGGATCGGAGGAGGAGGTGATTTTGGTTTGATGTGGTATGGGTGTGGACCGTGGAGTGTTGGGTTGTGTTTGGAAATGGAGCACTGtaaatttttgggttttgaaaaGGCAGTAGGGGAATTggatttactgatttgtgattTTGGATTGTTCTAAAATGAAACGTCTGGAAAATCATTTGACCaggagcttctttttttttttggcaatgaAGTGTAAGAATTGGagtgttatttttgtttgtttccttcGAATTTTACCTTTACTGTAACAATGATTGACTTTTTCATCGATTGCAAGATGTTTctgattctttttctttgtcttgtTC from Populus alba chromosome 14, ASM523922v2, whole genome shotgun sequence includes:
- the LOC118041585 gene encoding RING-H2 finger protein ATL67; this encodes MSTPTTTIPSTFSATAPPPPPNYLTNLGLGYSIAIAVFFLVLLSTILLASYICCRTTRHRSRNSNNNNNNYSNSTADGIILPRIIFVAEDDEEHERDLESAAVGLNQAVINSYPKFQFSKDGGFTERTNNFCNTCSICLCEYKDLEMLRMMPDCRHYFHLLCLDAWLKLNGSCPVCRNSPLPTPLSTPLSEVVPLSQYAADRRRR